One Spirochaeta africana DSM 8902 genomic window carries:
- the trpB gene encoding tryptophan synthase subunit beta gives MKLHKVFGEYGGAYVAEVLRPALIELEREFLVCADSEEFQAEYQRLLQDYVGRPTPLLFAENTTRELGGAQIYIKLEGLANTGAHKINNALGQALVAKHMGKRRIIAETGAGQHGLATAAVCAKLGLDCTIYMGEVDIARQRPNVYCMELYGATVVPVVSGSRTLKDAVNEALRDWAGSFQDTHYLLGSALGPAPFPDIVREFQSVIGREIQSQAAARNLHPDVLVACVGGGSNAIGMFAPFLDDAGVRLIGVEAGGSGPGIGENAARMHGTGSVGIVQGYKSLFLLDDDGQVQHTHSISAGLDYAGIGPQLAHLGAVGRVEFLQASDAEALVALQQLARNEGVIFALESAHGAAAALKLAPQLPSDTVMVINMSGRGDKDLFITAKELDPRRWREFLLSEASHISREEDIDE, from the coding sequence ATGAAACTGCATAAAGTGTTTGGCGAGTACGGGGGCGCCTATGTTGCCGAGGTATTACGCCCGGCACTGATAGAGCTGGAACGGGAGTTTCTGGTGTGTGCCGACAGTGAGGAATTCCAGGCAGAGTATCAGCGGCTGCTGCAGGATTATGTCGGTCGCCCGACACCACTGCTGTTTGCCGAGAACACCACCCGCGAGCTTGGCGGGGCGCAGATCTACATCAAGCTGGAAGGGCTTGCTAATACCGGGGCGCATAAAATCAACAATGCCCTGGGGCAGGCGCTGGTTGCCAAGCATATGGGCAAACGCCGGATTATCGCCGAAACCGGAGCCGGACAGCATGGCCTGGCAACTGCGGCTGTCTGTGCCAAGCTGGGGCTTGATTGTACGATCTACATGGGTGAGGTCGATATCGCGCGGCAGCGACCGAATGTGTACTGTATGGAGCTGTACGGTGCAACGGTCGTGCCGGTAGTCAGCGGCAGCCGTACCCTCAAGGACGCAGTGAACGAGGCGTTGCGTGACTGGGCCGGGAGCTTTCAGGACACGCACTATCTGCTCGGGTCGGCGCTGGGGCCGGCCCCGTTTCCCGATATCGTACGCGAGTTTCAGTCGGTTATCGGTCGAGAGATTCAGTCTCAGGCTGCTGCACGCAATCTGCATCCTGATGTTCTGGTCGCCTGTGTTGGCGGGGGATCGAACGCGATCGGGATGTTCGCGCCGTTTCTTGATGATGCCGGGGTTCGTCTGATCGGGGTCGAGGCCGGCGGGTCGGGGCCGGGAATCGGGGAGAATGCTGCCAGGATGCACGGTACCGGGAGTGTCGGGATTGTCCAGGGCTATAAAAGCCTGTTTTTGCTGGATGACGACGGACAGGTTCAGCATACCCACTCGATATCCGCCGGGCTGGATTATGCCGGTATCGGACCACAGCTGGCGCATCTCGGGGCTGTCGGACGGGTTGAGTTCCTGCAGGCCTCGGATGCCGAGGCGCTGGTGGCATTGCAGCAGCTGGCCCGCAACGAGGGGGTGATTTTTGCCCTGGAGTCGGCGCATGGGGCTGCGGCAGCACTCAAGCTGGCTCCGCAGCTGCCATCAGATACCGTTATGGTAATCAACATGAGCGGACGGGGCGACAAGGACCTGTTTATTACCGCCAAGGAGCTGGACCCCCGGCGCTGGCGGGAATTTCTGCTGAGCGAGGCCAGTCACATTTCCCGTGAGGAGGACATAGATGAGTAA
- the trpA gene encoding tryptophan synthase subunit alpha: MSKQLQVMAHMIPYYPDQETAEAAVAGLVAGGATHIEVQFPFSDPTADGPTIQAACSRALGQGFRVDEGFRFVRRAAAAHDVPVFIMSYASLVYARGVERFVQDARAAGVTGLIVPDLPVDADEGLYAAAGAAGLEVWPVVVPNTPPERIALIQEVKPRGVYAALRAGITGSRTEIGQDNLRFLDQLHDLGAPVFAGFGIRERDQVQALAPHVAGVVIGSAFVEIIADSTPQNVASRLEEFLRSLLR; encoded by the coding sequence ATGAGTAAGCAGTTGCAGGTAATGGCCCATATGATCCCGTATTACCCGGATCAGGAGACAGCTGAGGCAGCGGTTGCCGGGCTGGTCGCCGGCGGGGCTACTCACATTGAGGTGCAGTTTCCCTTTTCGGATCCCACGGCTGATGGACCGACCATCCAGGCTGCCTGCTCGCGCGCCCTGGGGCAGGGGTTTCGGGTCGATGAAGGGTTCCGGTTTGTGCGTCGGGCGGCTGCGGCCCACGATGTGCCGGTGTTTATCATGAGTTACGCATCGCTGGTGTATGCGAGGGGGGTTGAGCGATTTGTGCAGGATGCACGGGCAGCCGGGGTAACCGGCCTGATTGTGCCGGACTTGCCGGTCGATGCCGACGAAGGATTGTATGCGGCCGCCGGCGCAGCCGGCCTGGAGGTGTGGCCGGTAGTCGTGCCGAACACACCGCCGGAGCGGATTGCCCTGATACAAGAGGTAAAGCCGCGCGGGGTTTACGCGGCTCTGCGGGCCGGGATCACCGGATCCCGCACCGAGATCGGGCAGGACAATCTCCGTTTTCTGGATCAGCTGCATGACCTCGGTGCCCCGGTGTTTGCCGGCTTCGGCATCCGGGAGCGGGATCAGGTGCAGGCCCTGGCCCCCCATGTTGCCGGGGTGGTGATAGGCTCGGCATTTGTCGAGATCATTGCAGACAGCACCCCGCAGAATGTAGCCAGCAGGCTTGAGGAGTTTCTGCGGAGCCTGCTGCGCTGA